A genomic segment from Rahnella aceris encodes:
- a CDS encoding ABC transporter permease, whose translation MTQMIPEQPTQVEAEAETSVWKPARRITTFSVGLVLVAILVLTALLAPWLAPFDPNIQHIELRLLPPSETHWLGTDGFGRDLLSRVVYGARPTLLLVSLILVLTIPVGLLIGISAGYIGGWYERIVMRLTDIVMSLPSLVMALALVAILGPGLMNGALALAFTSWPPFARQARAETLALRRSDYLAAARMQGIGGLRLMFGHILPLCLPSAVVRAALSLGGIILASAGLGFLGMGIQPPTAEWGSMVAEGSKVIFDQWWVAAAPGGAILFASLAFNLLGDGLRDKMDPRHGN comes from the coding sequence ATGACTCAAATGATCCCTGAACAACCCACGCAGGTTGAGGCTGAAGCCGAAACATCCGTCTGGAAACCGGCCCGGCGCATCACCACGTTTTCCGTGGGGCTGGTGCTGGTCGCTATTCTGGTACTGACCGCGCTGCTCGCACCATGGCTGGCGCCGTTTGACCCGAACATTCAACACATCGAACTGCGTCTGCTGCCACCATCGGAAACCCACTGGCTGGGCACCGACGGTTTTGGCCGTGATTTGCTCTCGCGTGTGGTATATGGCGCGCGCCCGACGCTGTTGCTGGTGTCACTGATCCTGGTACTGACCATTCCGGTTGGCCTGCTGATCGGTATCAGCGCCGGTTACATTGGCGGCTGGTATGAACGCATTGTGATGCGACTGACCGATATTGTGATGTCCTTGCCCAGTCTGGTCATGGCGCTGGCGCTGGTGGCGATCCTGGGCCCCGGTCTGATGAACGGTGCACTGGCTCTGGCTTTCACCAGCTGGCCGCCGTTTGCACGACAGGCGAGGGCCGAGACACTGGCACTTCGCCGCAGCGATTATCTGGCGGCCGCACGGATGCAGGGCATCGGCGGGTTGCGACTGATGTTCGGCCACATTTTGCCGCTGTGCCTGCCCAGCGCTGTGGTGCGCGCGGCGCTCAGCCTCGGCGGCATCATTCTGGCCTCTGCCGGTCTGGGCTTTCTCGGCATGGGCATTCAGCCACCGACGGCTGAATGGGGCTCGATGGTTGCTGAAGGCAGCAAAGTCATTTTCGATCAGTGGTGGGTCGCCGCTGCACCGGGCGGGGCGATTCTTTTCGCCAGCCTGGCTTTCAATCTGCTGGGCGATGGCCTGCGTGACAAAATGGATCCACGACATGGCAACTGA